GAGTGTTTCTCATTCAGGTAAACAGGCCTATCAAAGGATCGGAGGTTTGAAATGAGCGCAAGGGGCTCAAAGTCTTCGGACAATATATGTAAAAATGCGCCGTTTAAAAAAACAACAAATTGCTCTTTTTCACTGCCGGTTAGCCGTGCTTTTCTAATTTTATTTACATTAGTATCAAAATTAACATGGGCCAGAAGTTCAAATTGCAAACTGTATAGTTTCAGACCCCCGTTTGACAAACAGACATAAATTACTTCCTCACCTTTGTAATTTATCTTACCGGTGTTTAAGACCTGATAGTCATAACTAAAACTATCCCTGGCTTCACCATGTATGTCATAAACCATAAGCTTTGATAAAAAAGAATTGTCATCCTTTATAATGCTATTAATAGCAAGGATATCCATAATCGAATCAGTATCAAAATCAACCTCGATACACACAGACGGGGCGAAACCATTTGCGATTGTGGTTAACCACTTTAAATTTCCCCTTGAATCTATGCTGATTAAGTAACCCTCCGAATCCTTCATAGAATTCACCTCATATCCATTACTTAAGGCGGAGCAGGAAAACACGAAAGAAGTATCTGACTGGTCAGGTGAAACAATTCTGTTTGGTCCACGATTTGGTGCATTTCCGGCATAATCAAAATGCCAGAGTATAGAATCTGTCATCCAATCGAGGCAGTATAGTCTCCGGGGATATAGGTCGTAACCGGAGCCCAGAAGCAACATAAGCTCAGAATAGCCATCTCCGTTCAAATCGTAATGGGTATGACATATTACTATTGTGCCTCCCCAAAAACCGTCACCATTCAAATCTTCACAGACTCCAAAAGCTCTCCTATATCGAAATGATTCTAAGGCGTCCACAATCTCGACGAACGCGGTATCATTTTTAACATATGTCACAGCAACTTCCTGAATGCCATCGCGATCCCAATCATGAGCATGCCAATATTTAATTTCCTCTGTATCAAAATTGAATTGTTTTCTTGCTTCTACGCTGATGCTATCAACACTGTAAAAGACTATTGCCGAGAGATTTGGGCGCCAGTTTTGCTGAACTACTCCAATGTACTCTTGATTGGGTTGACCGATACTTACAAAAAATGCCTGGTTTTCCCCGGTAAAAACGTTTACAAGCTTATATGGTAAAATTGCAGGATCGATGGAACTGGAGAGTTCGATGATCTCTTCTCTCGCCTGCGCAGGGTACTCAGTAATTGCAACAAGCATAAGAATTGTTAAAATCAAGTAACTACATCTCATGTGACCATTAGTCCATTGTGTCGAAATCGGGTGTATTTTGACTGATCAGTTGAACAATATATGCAAATTATCTCCCCTGAAAAGTAATTTTTCATCGCCCGAGATTGTTTTAATGTTTTTGTTGACGGAAGTTGCCTGAACTGTAAAATAGGCGGTATACCCGCCCAAGATGCGAACGGGACCTTACACCCCAAGACCCCGTTCGGCACGCAGTGAGCGTGTCTCATAGACTTAAATCCGCCGGTTTTAGAAGTCCGGCGGATTTTTTTATCATCCTCGGCTTCCATTTTGAGGTTGCCAGAAGGTTTCCGGTTATTTATCATATCACGCAAATACGCCTGATTATTTGGAGTTTCATTTTCAATGGAATCACAGGGAGAGAGGCCATAGCGATGAAAAAAATACTGATCACCGGTTCGATCGGCCAGATAGGCTCAGAACTCACGCTTGAAATGCGGAAAAAATACGGCGCCGAAAACGTGATCGCCACCGATATTCGTATGCCATCAGACACCAAACTGCGCGACTCCGGACCGTTCGAGTTTCTGGACTGCCTCGACCCGCACCACATTACCCGGGTCATGCAGATATACCAGATCGATACGATCTTCCATCTCGCCTCGATTCTCTCCGCGGTCGGCGAAAGCAAACCCAACCAGGCCTGGAAAACCAACGTCGACGGTCTCTACAATATGCTCGAGGCAGCCCGTCAGTACCACTGCGCGCTGTTTTTCCCAAGCTCGATCGGAGCTTTTGGTCCCAGCACCCCGAAAGATAAAACCCCGCAGGATACAATCCAGCGTCCGCAGACGATCTACGGCATCTCAAAAGTAACCGGTGAATTGCTGTGCGACTATTATCACAACCGTTTTGGTCTCGATACCCGCGGGTTGCGCTTCCCGGGCTTGATCTCCTATGAAACCGAACCGGGAGGCGGCACCACTGATTACGCGGTCGAAATCTATTTCGAAGCCCTCAAACATCGGAAATATACCTGCTACCTCGAACAGGATACCTACCTCGATATGATGTATATGCCGGATGCGGTCGGGGCGATGATTTCCCTGATGGAGGCTGACCCTGCTAACCTGAAGCACCGTAACGCATTCAACGTAACTGCCATGAATTTCACGCCGGCTGAGGTGGCGGAAGCGATCAAAAAACATATCCCGGAATTCGAAATTGACTACAAAGTCGACCCGGTCCGCCAGGAAATCGCCGACTCATGGCCGAACTCTCTCGATGATTCAGCTGCCCGTGAGGAATGGGGCTGGGATCCGAAATTCGACCTGGAGGCCATGACCTCCGATATGCTCGAAAAACTTGCTGAAAAAATCGAACTCCCGGAGAGCCAGAAGTCCCGATAATACGTATTTTTTACTGTTTATCACATTCTAATATATCTACTACCGCCACTTTCATAATGGATACATAATTCCAATATGTTATTTGTACATTCCTTCGACACCGCACCCCGACCATAAGACGTTGCATGACAACATATTACATTATCAACATAAAGTTTCGCAGTAAGGCAGTGTAAAGAAATTCGACATCTATGGCGTGACCTGCCCACATGGCTGAGAGGTATATCGTTGATAGACAACATATTATAATGTTGGCATGGTTTTTGTTTCATAATTAAACTGAAGTAACAAACAGGAAATTCTCAATTGAGGAGCATTTTTAGATGAAAAAAGTCATGTTTCTTATCACTTTCGCCTCGCTGATGCTGTTTGCTTCTCAGGCCTTCGCTCTGCCGACTCTCAATGTCGGTAATCTTCTGGCCGACCACGATGAGGACCTGACCAGCTCGTTGATGCCGTTGATGCAGAACACCAGTGTGGATTTCACTCTCCTGTATGAGATGACTCCGCATAAGGCAAAAAACACTTTCGGTGTTTACACCAACCTCACCGACGGTACTGGTCAGATGGATATTTTCGATCAGCGCGCCGCCAATGATGTCGCCACCGGTACTACTATGAACGTTTCTCTGGGTAATGACTTCGGTTTCTACCTGTTTAACGACATCGATGACGACAACAATTTTGATCCGGCCGGCGATGACGATGTCTTCCTCTTCTCACAGCGTGCTTTCAGCCTTCCGGCTGGCAACGATTACCAGTGGTTCCGGGTCTATGATGTCTCCGGTATTGGTTATACCAATTACGACTTCAACGGCCTGCAGTTCTCGGGCAATTATGATTATCTTCTATTCATCGACGATGATCATGTGACCGGCCCGAACAAGGACCACAACGACATGATCGTCGGTGTCTCCGCTGTTCCGGAACCGGGAACTCTGATTCTGCTCGGACTGGGACTGGCCGGCGCCGGTATCATTCGCAGACGCAACAGCTAAAGCGAACGTCAGATTTCGAAAAAAGGCAGCTTTCCCGGCTGCCTTTTTTCATGCCGCGAATTAACTTCATTTTAATTTTACTATAATTTAATTTTAACAGTACCATTTATAATTGTCTTACAAGATTAGGTGGTTGGTCTTACTCTTCAGTACTCACCATTTCAGGGCGTACTACTCCGCGCCCTGTTTTTTTGTAAAAATCGTTTGGTGATACCTTCACCGACATATATATTCGAATTGGATACCGCAGAATAGATATTCTTGCTGGTTACACATCTTATAGAATCACACATTGGACAGGGAGCAAGGGATGTCACGCTTATGTCTTTCACGCCAGCAAACGGTTTTATGCTGTTTGTTTCTAGTATTTTTGTATTCACAGCTTTCAGGATCTGATTTAAATCTCTCTTTTGCGACCAAACAGGTCAACTTCACAAAAAATATCGGGCAATGGGACCCCCGTGTGAGCTACCGGGCAGAAGCTTCCGGGCTCACCGTATGGTATACCGAACAGGCGGTCTACTACGAGATGATCTCTGTGCCACAGGTGTCACCTGACTCAGGTATAAAAGCGATCAAATCGCGGGATATACAGCGTGAAGTTGTGGAAGTAAACCTTGTCGGCGCCAAGGAATTGGCACAACCGACTGCGATTTCGCAGACCGGATACAAACAGCATTTCCTGACAGGAAACGATCCTTCCAAATGGTACCGTGATGTCCCATCCTTTGAAAAAATCAGATATACAGAAGTTTATCCAGGAATCGATCTTGTATATTATGGAAGAGAAAATCTGCTCGAATATGATTTCATTCTTGAACCACAGGCTGATCCGGAGTTGATCCAGATAGAATACAAGGGTGATCTCGAAACTCGACTAGACAGTGACGGCAAACTGCTAATCACGACTGAACTGGGCAAAATCAGCGAAGTGATACTGAAGGCCTACCAGATGGAAAACGGCAGGCGCAGAGATGTAGATGTAAGTTTCAGGCAGATTGAGAATGATCTTTATGGTTTTAATATCAACAGCGACTACGATCCCGATCAGGTTCTCACGATAGATCCTCTGATCACCTTCAGCACCTACCTGGGCGGAAGCGCTGACGATCACGGTCGCGATATGGCGCTCGATGATTCCGGGTCGGCAGTTCTGGTCGGCTACACCTATTCAAACAACTTCCCGGTCAAAAATGATATATATGGAGTTTCTCCCAATGTCGAGGTCTTTGTCTCGAGGTTCACTCCCGATGGCTCCGATTTGATCTTCAGTACTTATATCGGCGGTGACGCCGATGATTTCGGTTTATCAGTGGACCTCGACCCTGTCGGTGAGATTTACTTGAGTGGATATTCATTATCAGATGATTACCCGGTCAGAAATTCACTTGATGTTTCGGTTCCGGGCACGGATGTAATCATCACCAAGCTGACTGCCTCCGGCGACAGCCTTGTTTACAGCACTTTCCTTTCCGGTTACCTCGATGAATACGGTTATGGTATCGCAATCGATGACAGCTTTCGGGCGACGATCACCGGTTATACCTACTCCACAAATTATCCGGTAGTCAACCCGATCCAGACCGACCAGGGTTCATCGGATATGTTTGTCACCAGGATAGATTCTGCCTGCGCAGCGATACTCTTCAGCACTTACCTGGGTGGATCCTCCTCGGACATCGCTTACAGCGTCGCTACTGACGATTCCGGACATATCTATGTCACCGGCTATACAAACTCATCCGATTTCCCAACAGTCAACCAGTACCAGGGAGACCAGCAATATCGCGACGCTGTCGCATTAAAAATCGATAACTTCGGCGACAGCCTGCAGTACTCGACCTACCTGGGAGGTTCCAGTTTCGACTGGGGGAACGATATCGAAGTCGATGACAGTTTCAATGCTTACATAACAGGAAGCACATCATCACCGGATTTTCCATACTATAATGAATACCAGACCCACGGTGGAAATCATGACGCTTTCATAGTCAAGCTCGCGCAAACAGGAAACAGCCTTGTCTACGGCACCTATTTTGGTGGAGGCTCCGACGATTTTGGATACGGGCTCGATCTCGACAGCACCGGCAGCGCATTCATAACAGGTCAAACCTGGTCCGCCGACTTTCCCCAGGTGAGTGCCCTGCAACCCGCGCAGGGAGGTTCCGATGCGTTTGCTGTCAAACTCAATAATAGCGGTTCCTTCCCGGTTTACAGCACCTACCTGGGCGGAAGTGGAAATGACGACGGCTACGAGATAGCCGCTTATACCGAGGACACAATCTATGTCTTTGGTGAAACCAGATCATCGGATTTTCCGACTGTCAACCAGTACCAGGCAGACCAGGGCAACCAGGATATCTTTTTGACCAAGATGTTCGGTTGTATCGATATCGACCAGGATCAGGTCTGCGATGACAACGATAACTGCCCGGCAACCTATAATCCTGAACAATCCGATCTCGACGGCGATTCGCTGGGTGACGCCTGTGATGACTGTACCGACAGCGATGGTGACGGCTACGGCAACCCGGACTATCCAGCCAATACCTGCCAGACCGATAATTGTCCCGATCTTTATAATCCTGATCAAATCGACGCCGATTTCGACCTGGTCGGAGACTTGTGCGACAACTGTCCGTCTGTTTCCAATCCTGACCAGGATGACAGCGATGGTGACAGCTACGGAGACCTGTGCGATGTCTGCCCCGGATACGACGACAGTATAGATTCCGATAGCGACGCGGTTCCGGATGGTTGTGATGTTTGCCCCGGATACGACGACAATATCGATTCCGACGGCGATTCTGTCCCGGATGGGTGCGACATCTGCCCCGGCTTCGATGACTTAGTTGATACTGATTCTGATTCTGTTCCCGATGGATGTGATATCTGCCAGGGATTCGATGACAATATTGATACGGATGGCGACTCAGTCCCTGATGGATGCGATATCTGCCCCGGTTTCGATGATCTCGCCGACGGTGACGGCGACAGTATACCCGACAGTTGCGACAACTGCCCGTCACTGGCCAACAGCGACCAGCTCGATTCCGATCAGGACAGTTTCGGCGACGTTTGCGATGTCTGCCCGGGTTATGACGATAATGTCGATTCCGATGATGACACTGTGCCGGATGGCTGCGACGTCTGCCCCGGATTTGATGACCTGGCCGACAGCGATTCCGATTCCGTTCCGGATAGTTGTGATATCTGTCAGGGTTTCGACGACAACATTGACACAGATGGCGATTCGGTTCCTGACGGATGCGATATCTGCCCCGGCTTCGATGATTATGCCGACGGTGACGGTGACAGTATGCCCGACAGCTGTGACAACTGCCCCTCGCTGGCCAATGGCGACCAGATCGATTCCGATGATGATAATGTCGGCGATATGTGTGATATCTGTCCCGGTTACGACGACAATTTGGATTCCGACGGCGATTCGGTTCCTGACGGATGCGATATCTGCCCGGGATTTGATGATAACCTCGATCAGGATGCCGATTCTGTGCCGGATGGTTGCGATAACTGTGTCGCAGTCTACAATCCCGGACAGGAAGATCGTGACAGCGATGGTTACGGTGACTCCTGTGATATCTGCCCAGATCATCCGCTGGATGACTGCTGTAACCCGGTCGGGATTAACTCCGCCCCGCAGATCATGTCGGCCGAACTCGATTCGGTCCAGCCCTCGGCCGAGGAGTATGTTTATATCGCTGAATATCTCGATCCCGATTGCGACGGTTCAGAGCTTTCTGTCGAGATACTGGATTACCCGTCCTGGTGTGTACTTACAGGCGATACTTTGCACGGCTATGTCGAATGTTCCTATGTCGATACCGGGTTCACGATTATTGTTTCCGATAGCGACCTGGCTGACACTCTCGAGGTCGTCATAGCAGTCGACACCTCCAATGCCGAACCGCAGATTAATGCGCCGGACACTCTTTACTGGCGCAATTCATTCGATGTGACATATTATCCCGATATCGATGATCCGGATGACACCGAGCATACAGTAGCGTATAATTACTTCCCATCCTGGATGACACAAACGGGAGATTCCCTGGCCGGCACAACTCCGGCAACAGCGAGCACAGATTCATTGCAGGTTACGGTGGAAGATTTCTGCGGTAATGACAGCGCTGATATTTTTCTCAGGATTTACTTGAAAGGTGATGTCAACAGCGATCGTGAAATCGATGTCGCAGATGCGGTCTACCTGGTAAACTACATCTTTGCCGCCGGTCCT
This genomic window from Candidatus Zixiibacteriota bacterium contains:
- a CDS encoding GHKL domain-containing protein, with translation MRCSYLILTILMLVAITEYPAQAREEIIELSSSIDPAILPYKLVNVFTGENQAFFVSIGQPNQEYIGVVQQNWRPNLSAIVFYSVDSISVEARKQFNFDTEEIKYWHAHDWDRDGIQEVAVTYVKNDTAFVEIVDALESFRYRRAFGVCEDLNGDGFWGGTIVICHTHYDLNGDGYSELMLLLGSGYDLYPRRLYCLDWMTDSILWHFDYAGNAPNRGPNRIVSPDQSDTSFVFSCSALSNGYEVNSMKDSEGYLISIDSRGNLKWLTTIANGFAPSVCIEVDFDTDSIMDILAINSIIKDDNSFLSKLMVYDIHGEARDSFSYDYQVLNTGKINYKGEEVIYVCLSNGGLKLYSLQFELLAHVNFDTNVNKIRKARLTGSEKEQFVVFLNGAFLHILSEDFEPLALISNLRSFDRPVYLNEKHSVPGLLINRLDGRWAINVMKKNPWNAIFSRKPILAFLAAFIPLVLSLGIIGYAFYSRAKISRKNQIIEKQRQKLDSSLNELKETQDKLIASEKYRQAKGIAGGVTHEIRNSLYPAMSALEKLALRLEDPTDDDPDRNRKLLHMAQRAVERANSMTELVRQYSRLESEKKGDIIDLEEVVQQVVSENQDRIDNDEVKVALDFNGTLPIRANRLHLYSLFNNLLLNSLDALEERESKQISISLSTEYGRLKISFEDSGSGIDEDDLDKVYDTFFSTKPNSGTGLGLSTVKKIVDLYEGNIRVESQLGRGTSFYIDFPNPERGVNGDE
- a CDS encoding NAD-dependent epimerase/dehydratase family protein → MKKILITGSIGQIGSELTLEMRKKYGAENVIATDIRMPSDTKLRDSGPFEFLDCLDPHHITRVMQIYQIDTIFHLASILSAVGESKPNQAWKTNVDGLYNMLEAARQYHCALFFPSSIGAFGPSTPKDKTPQDTIQRPQTIYGISKVTGELLCDYYHNRFGLDTRGLRFPGLISYETEPGGGTTDYAVEIYFEALKHRKYTCYLEQDTYLDMMYMPDAVGAMISLMEADPANLKHRNAFNVTAMNFTPAEVAEAIKKHIPEFEIDYKVDPVRQEIADSWPNSLDDSAAREEWGWDPKFDLEAMTSDMLEKLAEKIELPESQKSR